The genomic DNA ATTATAATAATACCATGCGAAATATGTGCATCGCTATCAGAACACGAAGTTCAACTGCATTTCAGAAACAAAGGAAACAGAAACGTCTGGGACACAGTCCCTTCCCTTTTGAACACGGTATCATGCTAACATGaaagacacatatacagaaaacTCCCACTACTCCAGACATCATTGGTACAAAGCAGTCAAACATGAAACGTGCATTCAAAACAATGCCATAATTATCTGTGACGCCAGCCACAGACTTCTAATATCGGTGCGGAGCTTTCCCGTGACCATGAATGACCTTGGGAGGAAGTGGAGTAACAACAATGGCGTTCTGGGCCACAAGTCGGTTCAGCAAAGGGACGTAACTGAGGAGACCGGTCAGGTAAAGCAAACCAAGAACAGCCACCAAAAGAAGTCCCAATGTGATCAGTTTctggtgaaaacaaaatcaacaatgaAAGGCATACATAATAAATATCATTGCctttatgatgaagatgatgatgttgttgtcgatggtgatggtagtggtgatgatgataatgtggaggaggaggagaataagggtgatgatgatgataacgacgtgctacgttgaataaaaaaaaaagaagaaaagaaaagatgatgatgtcgatgtcaatgacaatgatgatattagatgaagatgatgacgactgCAATAATGAGAATGGCAACAATTAAAGCACtaaggtatagatagatagatagatagatagatagatagatagataatcaatATACAAAATCATCAGTTTTCTTTACGAGAGAAACGTATTCAAgtcttgtttgtttcaaagaacacCGATAAGCTTTTTCATCCAACGGATTTCAAAAGCATTTTTTCATGGCATTGGTCCTTTGAAGTGCAAcgcgaacccccccaccccaccccccacccccaacccctaacccccgcTCCCCCTCAATTTTCCTCGCAAAAGATTCCTAGCCATCAGTTTCCAGCCCATCATTCGCCCACCCCTACTGCCTTGCTTGTCCCTTGACCCtttcccacctcctccaccaccaccacccacccacccccatccctacctctaAGCCTGACCCTCCGCACGCCTACCAACTTCACTGTAGAGATCCCCGGAGTATGCTATGTTCCCCAAACCTATATTTCTCCAAGTCCCCCATTTGTAAATTCCCCCCAGATTTATATTCCAGTAGGTCAAAGTTCCCTCAGATCTATACTTGTTTTATCATACACTTTtgggtagtggtcagcagtggtcagtaatcAAAAGAGGTGAAAAGTACAAATACTGTTTAAGAAAGTAACGCCTAATGTCAAACAGACGTTCACATGTCGCGAGCTTCATGCTTCTGGTTAGCGGTCAGTACTGGTCAGTGAATTGCCAAACCAGTTCAAAGGGTCTTAATTCTGCATAAACATGATAAAATGGCCATTCTGTAGAATTCCGGATGGTAATCAGTTGGGGGTCAGTAATGGTCAAcaatggtcagcagtagtcagtagtgATCCGTCAATTTGTATGGAGAAGTCCCAATACTGCATAACTGTCACAAAATGATGCAATGTAAACAGTTAgataatggtcagcagtggttagCAGAGGTCAGTtagcagttaaaaaaacaaacatgccaaGGCGTCAAAAAATGCACAAACCTGACATAAAAGAACCACGAAAAACCGCAATCTGACAAATTTTGCGAAgagttcagcagtgatcagtaaTGGTCAGTAATGATCAGCAGATCAGTGGTGGTCAGTCTGGAGCCCAATTCTGCCAAATAACTCCGAATAACTGCCTAACTGTCACAAAATTGTGCAATCTGAACACGGTGGTCAGCGGTTGTCAACAGTGGTCAGGCAGCGGTCAAAAATCCGTCAAGAAATCACAATGCAAAAACGTGacaaacaacgcaatctgaacaCTTAATggttgtggtcaacagtggtcagcagtggccatagacctggagaaacatagacctgggggaacaaagcaCCAAGAAAACGTAAATTTTGGGGAACATTCTGCTAGGGGAACTTGACACTAAGATTCCTCTCCccactgtttctgacacagtagacctattcagttatttatttatttatttatttatctatctatctatctatctatctatctatctatctaccttctatctgtctgtttatctttctatctgtctatctatccatctttctatctatctatctatctttctaaatgtctatctatctatctatgtgtatgtatgtatctatctatctatctatctatctatctatctatctatctacctatctgtattTCTatatgtctatgtttctgtctgtctatctatctatctatctgtatttctatatgtctatctatgtttctgtctgtctatctatctatctatctatctgttatccTTCAattgtgtgtaaaagtgtgtaaaATAGAATGGGTTAACTAGTGGGTGGGTTACATAGACTGTAGGACTGTGTAGTAAGCTAAACTAGTCTGGTAAAAGAGAGTGGTTCAACCGGGATGAGTTAgccacgggtggtggtggtgggagacagACTGGATTGGTAAGGCAGTGTGGAAAACTAAAATGATTTAGCTTGGTGTAAATTTGACTGGTGAGGGATCGAGGGTGGGTACACTGAGATGAATCAGCCGAGGGGTAAACTAGATTAATAAGACGAAGGGGAAAACTAAagtaatagagagacagacagacagagacagacacaaacacagacacagacagacagagagagaaggggggtgggggaggggggggacagagatagaaacagggacagagacggagacagaggaaattaaatgaaataaattataCTCCTAAAATGGGGTAgttaggggggagtgggggggggggggttactataGAAAGACAGAGGTGAGAAACTGGAGTGACATAGCTAGGGGAAAAGTTACATTGGTAACAGGTTACAGGTAACAGACTGGATACCCAGAGTAGggtggaaggggagtgggggttgagTGAATCATGGTAATCAGTTTAGACAGGTATTGTGAGGATAAGTCAGATGCAATGGTTAGAGTGCAGATGTAGCTTGGGTAGGTCAGATATGATCTGCAAACTAGGACGGTTAGCCAGGTGGATGAAACAGCTCAGATAACCTCTAGTCTTGTCCTGCAGAACGGGTTAGTTTGGGTGATAGAGGCAGACCGGATATTAACCAGAATGGATAAAAGGAAGGAGTGGTTAAACCAGTATCCGTAAGCCGACGTGAGTTAAAATCTGGACATTTGGAGTGGTTGACTCTTGTGCGTAAACAACTGCAGTTGGGTTGTGCAAGTCAGCGGAGCTGTGATTTTCGGCACGCGGCCGGTTcgtacccagagttgagtgtcctgtgggcttaaatgggaaggctgggaccacatccacttcacggatgcgtctttaggTGTATTGCTTtactttcctgaccaacactgctactgtctgtatctctcgggccgggctgacgccgggatatcattatgacaggaagcgtagagtacagccttgtcacgtagtcccaaacttgaatggacctccatagcagcaccgtcatcgtcatcatcatcatcatcatcgtcatcatcatcatcgtcatcatcatcatcatcatcatcatcatcatcgtcatcgtcatcatcatcgtcatcatcatcatcatcatcatcatcgtcatcatcatcgtcgtcgtcgtcatcctcctccctcttcatcatcaatatatttttcttcttcttcttctactcctactTGAGACATAGGTGGTTCCCAATGGAGTCGaggttggggcgtgggggtgggggagtggtggttgGAGGAAGGCGtgtaagaaagagaaaggagaaatgtaaaggaagaagaagaagaagaagaagaagaagaaggaccttgTGTAGATCTGAGTTGTGTTAGAAATCTGTTGCTGTTGCGGAGGACGGAGAAAGCTTACCACAATGGACTCTTTCCGCCAAAAGATTTGTCGGGGCATCTGAAACCGCAAGAGAATAATACGAATTGAAATATGTCACAGTTGAAATGGTGACATTATGAATAAATGAAGCGCATTCAAAATGTGTTCACAGAAATAATACTACCTTCAAATGAAAtcagtatcatatatatatatatatatatatatatatatgtgtgtgtgtgtgtgtgtgtgtgtgtgtgtgtgtgtgtgtgtgtgtgtgtctaatcagTAAATATGTCGATTTTAAGGACATCAAtactggaaggggaaaaaaaaaaccattcccATCGTCGGTTAAAATGAATTCGAGGGTATCGCCACGGAAATAATTATGTCATTAATGAATGAAGTGGAATCACGTACATTACTAAAGAAATGAGGATAACAAGAATGTATAAAGAGAACACAGCAGTATGAAAATAGAAACATTTATGTAATCGTTAAATAAAACAATATCCATTTCATAAGAAATAATGTGAATCCCAAAATATTACAGTATAATGATGGTTTCGAGAAAGAGAGCTAATTCAATGATATCACAATGGAAATTAGAATATCATTAGTACACCATAAACAAAGcaaattatagtagtagtagtagcagcagcagcaatagcagtagcagtagtagtagcagcaatagcagtagaggtagtagtagtagtagtagtaaaacaaCCACAATTAAAATCAATAACACATTATGAAATTAAGCGAATGCAAGGAAGCCAGTCTAGAgtgcaatatgtatgtatgtataatatgcatgtacatacatatacatacttttattatacacatatacatataaaattttatatatatatatatatatatatatatatatatatatatatatatatatatatatatatatatatattgtttgtttgcttgcctgCTTTGTCTTTGCTAAGGAAACTGTCATATAATAGTTTgctatttacttgtataaagttTATGAAATACTTAATACATGatgtttattatattattatattattattgttgttgttgttgttgttgttattatatgtGCATTATTCGTATGCCTTGTTTTTAATACGACTTTATTGTTTTGGATTATCTGTTTTCTGTACCTGTACCGTCATGAAGGGACATGGCTATCATCGAGTATCATTGAGCTCTTTGTGAAAATACGATaaaaatcgatgaacaacaacaagcgTGCATACGCGAatttccatccatccaaccatccttccacacacccatacatacatacatccatatacCTACGTGCTACATGATAAGTGTACACGTTCTCGAAACCTCACTCAGTGgcaagaagacaggcagacagacacagagacagacagagacagggacaacaTCCCAAacttaagacagacagagacaggaaagttCATTTCTTGGGACAGACAAACATCGAAACAGCTAACAAGCCTGACTTAAATAATAAAGACAGGcgcatcagacacacagacaaaatacctttctttctgaacagacggtcagacagacaaaacaccgAAACAGCTAATAAACCTGTCTTAAATAATAAAGACAGGCGCATCAGATGCACAGACAACATACATACCTTTCTTTctgaacagacagtcagacagacagacagataacaaggACTGCCCTTTCCTCCAACCCCTTGCCGTTAGCCCAGAACCTCAGCCAGAATACCAAAATTAATGATGTAACCAGTCAACGTGGACAGTTCAACTGGGCCTTGGTTCAACCCCTTGCCTGCTAAACTTCGGTGAAGCGAGATAAATGTGGTGGCCTGATTTGGATGAAGTGGCGTCACTACTTTGTGGTCGTAGGAATGGTGTCATTGGTTTTTgctgaactactactactactactactactactaataataataataataataataatcatttgtcataatgataatcatcatcatcatcataatgacgacgacgacgacgacaacaacaacaacaacaataataataataataatggtgatggtgatgaagatgatggtaacaatcatcatcgtcatcataatgacaagaagaagaagaagaagaagaagaagaagaagaagaagaagaagaagaagaagaagaggaggaagaagaagaagaagaaggaggaggaggaggaggaggaggaggagaagaagaagaagaagaagaaggtggaggaggaggaggaggagaagaagaagaagaagaagaaggatattgAAATCCAAGATTAAAGCCCACAAAGAAAGCATAGTGATCGacgtcatcctgacctgtaagctcgatCTTTTCCATCTCATCTCAGCGACAGTCCTTCACAGGCGACTCCAGCGTTCTCGTCAGCAGCGCTTCATTTCAGTTCACTTtcccaaagaggcgtcactgtattcgcgactaatccatatacgctacaccacatctcctcactaagcagatacctgaccagcagcgctttGTCTGGCCttgtgaaaaaagaaatacatttttgtttttttttttaataatgacaatgatgatgatagaagaagaagaagaagaagaagaagaatgataacaacaacaacaacaacaacaacaataataataataataataataataataataataataataataataataataataataataactttagatatagattgataaatgaatagattaaaaTGATGATATTAACAATAACAAACGAAAAATAGAAAATTGATTAATAAAACCAAATTAATCaataaacgaataagtaaataaatagatagataaatacagaaataaatgaatgaatgaataaataaataaataaaagacacggCCGCATTCAAGGGGTTAAGGACCAGTCACAAAGTTTAAAGCTGAAACTAAGTGCCAGACAGCATTTGACACAATGTCCGGTAGTAATGTAATCTCACGACCTAACTGGGACAGGTCATTTTCCTGTAAGGTCTTTCATGAACAGTTTCATGAACAgggtttttttgatttttttaaaccgTTCGCCTCAATGGTTACCAAAGAAACGTTCGCGATGGTGGTTGAAAATGTTTaacgcttttttttccttttttttttacgtgtaacTAAGGATTAAACACTGTCATTGGTTGTTTGTccgattaacaacaacaacaacaacgatattaagaagaaaaccaaaagaaGAATAACCACAATCACAACAAagacgacacaacaacaacaacaacgacattgaaaagaaaacaataataaaaacaaccacaattacaacgacaacgacgatgatgttgatgagaagaagaagaagaagaagaagaggaaaagcccTGCTGTGATGTGTGGAACAACAGTCCGCTGTGACCTGACTTATCTGTCAGCTGATctttttctcacccccacccccaccccccgccaccccacccccctccccccaccccacccccaccaggccTCTCGATtatttctcttctcctccacctgacgtctctgtctgattgtctgtctgtctcgttgtctctcaGTTTGCAGCAACAATGAGGGCATTAATTTTATATGTCTAACTTATTCGATCCGaattttattgtttctccttgttttcgttttggtcttgttcttattaggtggagtgatggcctagagggaacgcgtccgcctaggaagcgtgagaatctgagcacgctggttcgaatcacggctcagccgccgataattttttttttttctccccctccactagaccttgtggagtggtggtctggacgctagtcattcggatgagacgataaaccgaggtcccgtgtgcagcatgcacttagcgcacgtaaaagaacccactgcaacaaaagggttgttcctggcaaaattctgtagaaaaatccacttcgataggaaaaacaaataaaacactgcaagcagaaaaaaaaagaaaaacaaaaaaaaggtggcgctgtaatatagcgacgcgctttccctggggaaagcagcccgaatttcacacagagaaatctgttgtgataaaaagaaatacaaatacaatacaaatattatgtcctgttttcttttcattcactttgttttgttttgcttctttgatttctttcattttctttctattttgtgtgcatgcatgaatttatcCATTTCATTCcagcatgatggtgacaatagctgctgtataagtgatactggtgatggtagtagtcatttaagtattaattacaactgtcgtgggtggatttgatgataacaacaatgtggctttagtcatccggttgtcgatactgatgacacattcctcttccccttcccctccccccccccccctctctctctctctcatccttttgtttgtttgtttgtttgtgtgtgtgtgtgtgtgtgtgtgtgtgtgtgtgtgtgtgtgtgtgtgtgtgtgtgtgtgtgtgtgtgaagtcaagtcaagtcaaatcaagtcaacaTGATCTTTACTGGGGGTagaagaataagcttatacagcttttttacatcctgccctcagtgtgtgtgtgtgtgtgtgtgtgtgtgtgtgtgtgtgtgtgtgccggtgtcacggtgtgtgtgtgtgtgtgtgtgtgtgtgtgtgtctgtgtctgtgtgtgtgtgtttgtgtgtgtgcgtccgttgACCTAATCAAAAGCCATTCatttggtcggtttttctaatttgtttcatccctttATATATTATACGCTGCAGAGTTTCCCCTCTGTTTTTAATCCAAAGTAGTttggtgatagcgtcagatttacttgtagaacaaagttcccattattctaattagtggaactgttcgactctgacatgtaatatgtcgtcttgattacattacgaaaccttaatttaatgagaaagagtgagagacagtgtgagtgtgtgtgtgagtgagtgggtaggggaatgaggtgggggaatttaaatgggcgtttgtgtgcacgcATGGATGTActgtgtagggagagggtgggggatactcgtatgtgagtatgtgtgtgcgttagaatattttttgagatgatgatactaatatgaaatttggtaaattgatttgttaaatatgttctttttaaattcttttttttttcttctcaaattagaatttctttgtgttgctcagttaatatttattcatatggttgcgaaaatgtcagtacaacaaacagttaatctgacaataaatggtttcagtcagtcagtcagtgtgcggtgtccgtgtgtgcgcgcgtatgtcgCCGAAGTTATATATAAAGAAATGATCCTCACACACTTCAAACCGCGAaactataatttaaaaaaaaaaaaaatttaataaaaaatcataaacaaaagcaaaaactaaAACTACAACTAACTACAAGCCGGTCTCCCTGACGTGCATCGTATCTAAGCTCATGGAGCACATAGTCGTTAGTTCTGTGATGCAGCACTTCGAGGCTCACGCCATTCTCAACTACGACAGACAACATGGTTTTCGACGGGGCGATCATGTGAGAGCCAACTCCTGAAGTTTGTAGAGGAGCTAACCACTACTTTGGAGAGTGGGAAGCAGACAGACATCCTAATTATAGACTGGACTTCGCAAAGGCCTTCGACCGCGTTAACCACAGTCTCAGCTGATCCACAAACTCTAACGCTATGGCATACATGGCTCCATTCTCACATGGATCAACAGCTTCCTCAAGGATCGACGCCAAGCAGTCGTAGTTGACggtccccgccctccctctccacctttaTGTGCCGGAATGATCATCCTCAAGATCGTGGGTaccgaaggaaagaagaagaaattaaacaaTCCATCAAACACATCCACGTGCTGTTTTCCGCTCGGTCCCTTTTtcaatacttcacacacacacacacacacacacacacacacacacacacacacacacacacacaccacacaccacacacacacacacacacacacacacacacacacacacacacacacactgtgctgttgGGACATAGCGGTATCAAGGCGATCAAAATTCAAGGGGGAATAGTACCACTAACATAAATAGTTCGTGgcagttgtttcccttccctggttttctgttttgcttttcgaATGGAGAGCAAGAAGAACCGACTAAAGCGAAAGCCTAAGGTTCGTAACCTCTGCTGCACATACAAATGACAGTTTTCGATTGATTATTTTATACTACAAGCTGTTATTTTAGTGAGCCGTTCCATGAGTTACTTTGATCGATGCACTTACTGAATGATGAGAGTAATGAAATCTGTGGAATCGAACATCCGAACGTCTTATGTATGGGCCTACTCTATGCAAACTAAACATATGAGTCGTCTCATTCATCAGTTATTGAAGACTTTCTTCCAGCACGACTTTGACGAGTCTGTAGTGTTGTTTCACGCACATTTATTTACCTCTGAGATAGGAAGGGTGGGGCGGAGGGTGGCTTATGGTCTCACAAAGAATTAAGTACAAGAACAGCTCTTTGAAGTCTATGTGATTAGAATTGATAAAAATGAATATGTATCTGCCGATCACTGTGACTGTATTCGCCTCTGCACCCACCTCAGTCGCTATGATAGCTTCAGATCCTCTCTATATCTGCAGTTCATCACTCTGAATAAGGAATAACAGTTTAATATAgtttgtgtgaatgactgatgtatatatctataatatatatatatatatatatatatatatatatatatttgtgtgtgtgtaattatatatatatatatatatatatatgtgtgtgtgtgtgtgtgtgtgtgtgtgtgtgtgtgtgtacaaacacttTGATTTggctctgtacaagattcagtgcaatagtatgtatacacatgtatgaatgtatgcacacacacacacacacacacacatacatatatatatatatatatatatatatatatatatatatatatatatacacacacatatacatatatatatatatatatatatatatatatatatatatatatatatatatatatatatacacacacatatacataatgtagtagtagtatttactatGGATTGTAACTGTTCGTCATTTACTTTGCTATGTGAATTGTGAATTTTTAATATTGGTATTATGAGGGTCACAAATATTTTCCCAGCAAAatcctgtatgtttgtctgtttaatttgttgttgcttttctgcatggttttgtgtgtgtgtgtgtgtgtgtgtgtgtgtgtgtgtgtgtgtttgtttgttttttgggttgtttttttttttaacataatgaaCACAGCTGTTACTGACTGCAGGTTTCACCAGTGGCCCCTAATGAGAGCCACACACATGTTCCAGCCATCAACTTGATCAAGACACATGGAAGAAATGGCACGACTGAAGGTGCTGACAGCATTGTTATTCCTGATGTAtcgcctccctctctcactgccaCAGAATCTAAAGTGAAGGCTGATGACACTCACAGTGCTGGGTActgccagttttgttgttgttgttgttgttttattatcatcattattatccattgttgttgttgttgttgctgtcatcatcatcatcattattattgttattgttgttatcactattatcatcatcattattattatcagtagtagtagtagtagtagttaattTTCTTATTATCCATAGTTTCAGTTCTCAAggtggcatcactgcatttggacaaatccatatatatatatatatatacagtacaccacatctgctttgcagatgttgACAGCAGGGTAAACCAATGCACAAGTCAGGCATTGGAAGTTGAGGCCTTAaatatttgtgaacctatcagggtggatttcttgtacagaattttgccagaggacaatgcttttgttgccatgggttgtttttttgttgttgttttttttgtttgtttttttctgtgtaccaagtgcatgctgcacacaggacttcatcCACAATGTTGTAAATGCCTGTGTGTCTATATACTCACTACTCTGTTGGTGACATGCTGTTCACAGTGAAAACTGAGGATCTGATGATGGAGACACAAAAcacaaaggatgatgatgatgatgatgatgaaggtgatgataacTGTTACCTCCCTGTGGGTTTATCAGAGAGGCTGGATGGCAGCAgcaggggaaggaagaggaggaggacgaggatctGAAGGCCCTGGCGCAAGCCCTGCTGGCCCTGAACAGGCGTCGCATGCCTCCGCTGCCTCGTGAGGCCCTTCCTGACCTGCCCCCCTACCAGCCATGCCAGCCAGTGGTGAGGGATTGGATGTGATGTGACCACTggcactgttgttggtgttgttgcagtTGGTGGTGTGTGAATTGTTGaaaggttgatgtgtgtgtgtgtgtgtgtgtgtgtgtgtgtgtgtgtcattggtagc from Babylonia areolata isolate BAREFJ2019XMU chromosome 11, ASM4173473v1, whole genome shotgun sequence includes the following:
- the LOC143287397 gene encoding uncharacterized protein LOC143287397; translated protein: MIIPAHKGGEGGRGPSTTTAWRRSLRKLLIHMPRQIFWRKESIVKLITLGLLLVAVLGLLYLTGLLSYVPLLNRLVAQNAIVVTPLPPKVIHGHGKAPHRY